TTCAATTCTGATGTCGTTTAGGAGCATGAAATCATCACACAAAAGGTGATAAAATTAAGAACTTCTTTACTACATCCAACCGATTTTGTTAGGAACAGTGCTCTGCTGTATAAAGTTTGTATAGCACATTAGCAGAGCAGTGTTCTAAACAAAATGGCTTGGATTTAGTAAAGAACAACTGTTATCACCATGTGTGATGGACTACTTTGCTAATGTACTACAACATTATTTAACTGCGCtaacatagaaatataatttaatatccATGTAGTTCAGGAGCATGAAATCCATCAAATGTATTGAAgccatttagaaaatataaaagGTAGACTAAATTTAGTTACAAATGTGCAAAAATGATTATCTCCTCTCTAATCTCCTGAAATCCATGGTCATGCTCTGTAGACGAGCAGATTGATTAAGAGCTGGTGCTAATGTAATCTCCGCTGTTTAATTAGTGAGAGCATGGTGGGCAGCAAAAGCAAACGACATTACACACCATCTGGACTGGAGAATGACTGGAGCAGCCTCTCTGCTCTGCCCAACCACACCCTCAACATCATCAGTCTTTACAATAAGACACAAAGAAGGACACATCAACTGGATAGAAGTCTTACTCTGCGCACATTACTTAAAATGCTTATTGAAAGGAAAGTATTAATAATCTGCACAGGTGCTAGTCTGGATTCTCTGTTTCAGGTGATTTAAGAGATGCTTTCCACAGTGATCTCCAACAGCTGTGTTCTCAATGGGGACGATAGCAACTATGGACTTCCTCCAAACCCCAGGAAGAAAGTCAAAACCAGAGCATCATTTCGACATAATCCATATAGTCCGTACCAGAAACAGGTCAGTATAACTTCTCAGAATTCACTGCAAAAATGTGGTAGCTACATTATTGTGTAGCTTCCCCTGTAGGTCACTTTGTAAGAGCATGGTGATTGCAATGTCAGGGTTGTTGCTTTGATTCCCACGGGTCGCCGGTATGAAAATGTCTGCATTCACTACTGTATGTcactctggatgtgtgtgtcagcgAAATTACATCAATTTACATTTGAATGGTATTGTAATCATCTTCAAGGTTTGATTCCAGAAGAACATCTTTTTGTTACTGGCTTGTTTTCTTGATTGCAGGTTGACACTAAGGTATCTTTAACCGAACCCACGAAAATCTCCAGCACCAACAGAAGGGGTCAGTGTGACACCATGCCTGTCCGCCATCCAAGGCTGCATCCCTCTCCAAGACAGCTAGGCATGGCACAGCCTCGCTCCAACAACAGAGAGAGCACACTGCCCATCAGTCAGAGGACCATCCAATCACAGCACAAAGCAAGGCAGATCAGGAGTGCTTGGAACTGCTCCAGTTTTGACAATGGCTCCTGGCATACAAAAGGCCCTAAACCTACTAACGGGAAGACAACGCAGAAAAAGTCCACATTGTCGTCCAAGACTACTGGAGACATAGGACGTAAGAAGTCCAGTTCAAATGGACGACAGTGCCATCGCTCCTTCACCAAGAATGGCATGTGTTGCCGCTCATTATCCAACTCCAAGAACAAAGGTAACTTTGTGTGTGACCTAATAAGCAGCCTGTTGGATCTAAAGTACAGCTGGATCCTCTTTGTCTTCACCCTCTGTTACCTCATCACCTGGACAACCTTTGCAGAGCTCTACTTCTTGGATGCCTGGCTGCATGGCGACATGGCACACATACAAGACCCACAATGGCAGCCATGCTTTGAGAAACTGGACAGTTTCCATTCcgccctctctgtctcattggATAGCAAAATCCTCAATGGCTTTGGCTCTACAAGGGCCTCAGCCAACTGCATGGACGGGTTGATTCTCACCATGGCACAGAGCATCATTGAATCAGTGTTGGACGCCCTGATGCTGGGCTGCATCCTGGCCAAGCTAGCCAAGCCTGAGACGAGGCtgccctttctgcagttcagtCAGCACTGTGTAGTCGcggagagagatgaaaggatGTGTCTGATGTTCAATGTCAGAACTCTGAAAGAGACTCACATGCTGGTGGCAGAGATAAGAGTCAAGCTGATCAAATCGCACCACACCAAAGAGGGAGAGTTCATCCCGTTGGAGCAGAGGGAGCTGACATTAGGGATGGGGCCAGGCGCAGGTGTTGGTGGGACCAGGCTGTTCACAGCGGAGCCCCAGGCCGTGGagcatgtcattaatgaacACAGTCCACTCTGTGGCATCAGCGCTGACTCCTTAAAACAGGAACCCATTGAAATTGTGGTCATGGTGGATGGGGTCGTCCCAGAGCCAGGTTTGTACTGAGAGGTGCGAAGGGGGATGGAAAGTGGAGAGAAGAATCATTTGATTTTCATAATATTGGTTGGAAAGTGGTtgatattgtaattattgtCAAAACTTTTGTAGAGTTGAAAGGGTCCAAAAACATAATATACCTAGTTTGGACAGTaaatactatatacagtataattcatgtatacttttttttaagaacATGACTCTCAACACATACTCCTTTTCAGGCAGAGCCTTTCGTATGAGAACCTCCTACACTGAAGATGAGATAATTTGGGGACAAAGCTTTCAGTCGTTCCAGCGACAAAGGGAGATTGGTATTGGATCCAATCTCAAGACTTCTGATAACACCCATGAAGTCCAAACTGTCACGCacagtgcagagatggcagtAAGAAACAGACAGGAGATATCCAAAGGACACGCCACACATGGCATACCCTCAAACAGGTCTAGAAAGAAAGTACATTACCAGCATTTATCTGATGGCATTTTGCTGTGAAACAAAGTCACTAATAACAGGGAGAGGAACTAAGAACCTTTGTAATAATCTGTTCTTTATGTGAATACTGTTGTTTGAAAAGACGGTTACTCAACGTTTATTAAATCAATATATACTTGTATTAAATCAATACATACTTATATTATATATCTCAAACTTTCGTGTAAAGATCATATATAGAGCGGTATAACAATCATGATGTTTAGCAATTGTGTGCCAAATGTGTTATATCCATTTAATTAAGTTTTAGTGGACTTCTAACAATAtgagtgaaatgtatttaaattccCATACGTCAAGCTTTCCCAATTATGATTCAAATGATGAGTTTCATTTAATGATTGTATTGCATTTTGCAGTGCTAATTTGATAAATAGACCAAATTGATATGACAAGATAAATGAGTGTCAGTAACTGTTCACCAGCAGAGGGGGACAACTCATTCAAATAGAATTAAAGACtccaaacaaatatttgacattATCTTGTAAAGCACATGGAATTTGATAGCAAGCTTCATGAGAGAAAGATTATGTCAGTCTGTGTTGAAATTTGCTGAAATCAATCTGTTATAGATCTACCTGGAAGGGATTTCACCCCCTTTGATCAACTGAAGGAAAGCTAGAACCCCCTTAGGAATGACTTCAGATACTTGCAGATTAGAAACTATGTATGGAAACACCTCCATGCATTCCAAATTTCCAGACCCTATACGCTTGATTcacttttcaaaatattccCAACATCAAACAACTTAGAtgaagattttctttttaattagtCAACCTCCACTCAactgaattatttaaaacaaaatgggaCGAGAAATTGGGCTCTGAAATAGTTGGTGGATTGGGAGGATATCTTAGAAGGCCTTCATACATAGTTAATAAACTCTAGACACTTCCTCAGTTCACTCCAAGACTAAGCTCCATAGCATATTCCCTGACACCACTCCGATGAGTGCCAAGTGCCATGCTCCCAAGGAGACACTGCTTCATAGCTTTGTCCTTTGCCTCGGACCCACGCCCCAAATACGAATCTCTCATTGTCTTATTATGTGGGGAAAAACGTTGAGGGAAGCAGATTGAGGGAAAATCTGAGGGAAGCAGATTGAGGTTCCTTACCTTATAGGTCATTGCATTGGCAAATAACACAGAATTTGgtatattcttaaaaaaaaatatgttgggGCATTTTTGCCTAATACAGACTGGTTGAATTAGAGGGGTTACAGAGAGGAAGGAGGCACAGCTTTTTTTGAAACCCTTATTCTATATCAGTATtacttttatttgaaaataaaacatacagctccggataaaatttaagagaccactgcaaattgaacacttctgttcttcactcaaaaccttccttttcaacttttttggaaaggaaagaaaaaggtgcagtgctctcttaattttttccatagCTGTATAAGCAGCTTTATTTCTGTACCATTCTCTGGTTGTCCTTCAATAAAACAAATCGGAATATAAGCAATCAATAATACTTATAAATACCAATGTCCATTACTAGTTTGTGAGTTGGCACACAGTATTATTGTCACACCCATCTCAGGTCACAGATTTCAGACTGACAAAGAGACAGTTCTAAAGACCGACAGCCTCATTAGAGTGAGTTTGACTTCTGCATAATTTCATGTGATTGCGGTCAGATGAGCCAAAGAGATCCAGGCCATTTTCGGGATTCTACCTGAACACAGTCCAAGTTTATGGAATGTTTTCCCTGGCAGGTATCCTCTTCACCTGGCTTTCTCCAGAACTAATTCCATACTAGGCCCACTGGAGATACTGAATATCAAAGGTGCCTTCTGCTCACTGGAATTCTACCCGGCagacaaaatcaaatatttctaATTTAGAAATGCCTTGATGTTCTGAACTTAAACAGGTGATTCTGGGTTTTGAATCAGTTGGGCAATAAAAAGAAACTTGTACTTCTCACTACACAATAATGTGAGTTGGAAAATATCCTGTTTGACATGAACTACATTTACAACTAAAGTaaggtaaaacaaaacataattaatcacaaatgtgTGTTCTCGTTTTTACAACCGTTGATGATGAGTCAATGTGACACTCTAAAGGGTATTCATGTGAAAAGGTGATACTTAACATTGGATATCTTACCTGTCACCTGCAAGAACAGTGATCATTTTGTTCTTGAGCGGCCTGGTGAATGCCTTTTGGTTCAAAATTAGTCTGACTGGGATTGACGTGATATGAGGCTTTTCAACAATCTGTAATAATGACCTTTGCTCGTGAAGCTATAACTAACAACGTTTTGTCTGCCAAGGAGACAGTCTGTTGGCACAGGTAGAGGTGTTTCTAAGCAACTCTGCCACTAACTGGCCTATCAgtgactctctgtctctggagATGCTCCCCCtacaaatttttttatttgagccTGCCTTCATAGGCCCCAATGACCTCCATGGCAAAACAACAGGTTCATTCAGCAGCAGAGCACCACTGCTGACCTCATTGTCTCTTTTTGAAGGGAAAATCCAGAGTTGCATTCTGTTAAAGTGCAAATGGTTGACCGGCTGTGAGCAGAGCGAATCTCTGTCCCTAACCTAACACAGGCCTAGATGAACGCTCAAGAGCCTGGATCCACGTTTTTTACTGGAAAACAGAACACACAAGAAATATGGTAAGACAGAAAACATAAATTTCTCTAGAGTCTGTCTcttttaactttattttcattatccCCTGTATAACTTGGTTATATCACTCCCTTCACACCATTTGGTCTCAGTCTATTGACTCACTCACTGAGTGTCAACATCGCTAGcaacaaaatatgttgttttcattCTGCCTCTGTTTACTTGCACTAATTGTATTACTGTAACTACAGTAATATGGATGTTCATTTGGAGCTTAATGTATGTAAAGACATCATAATGTTCATCAAGTTTATCAAGGGTTCCCAAAAAGCTTTTTGGGGCTCTCCATGTAGTCTAGGAGGACCTTATTCCCTTGGGCCAAAAATCGGTTCTAcctagaacaaaaaaacatgacctACAAGTAAAGCCAAAGCACCCTTTTaggttatttttttaacattgtggTTTTTAACATTGTTTAACACAAACAGTGTACTTcttaataatgtaatatattatcTGCAACAAGATACATGTAAGAAATTCTCTGTATGAATGCATTATAGGTTTAGGTTGTTATACTGGTGTTGTTTCTGTAGGTATATTtcaatgtacagttgtgctcatacagtaacataccctggcagaaatgttgacattgattttgaaaatataatatgaagccatttattattacatgcttgtttggctcctttttaaatcataacgaTAACAGAAaacacccaaatggccctgatcaaaagttttcatacccttgaatgtttggccttgtgacagacacacacaggttaaaaaggcaattaaaggtttatttcccacacctgtggcttattaaattgcaattaatgtctgtgcataaatagtcaatgggtttgttagctctcacgtggatgcactgagcaggctagatactgagccatggggagcagaaaataactggcAAAAGACAGTTCTGTAACTTTATAAAtatagaaaaggatataaaaagatatccaaagccttgcaaatgccagtcagtactgttcaatcacttattaagaagtgaaaaaattggggatctcttgataccaagcaaaggtcaggtagacaaagaaagattttAGCCAAAGCTGTAAAGTAATACAGGccgctctggaaaaagacagtatggttgtttcaaggagcacaatatgacgatacttggaacaaaatgagctgcatggtcgagttgctagaaagaagcctttacggCGTCAATGCCACAAGAAACCTGGTTACAacatgcccgacaacaccttgacacacctcagcttctggcacactaatttggagtaacaagaccaaaatagagctttatggtcacaatcataagcgctatgtttggataggggtcaacaaggcctatagtgaacagaataccatccccactgtgaagcatggtggtggctcaccaatgttttgggggtgtgtgagctctaaaggcacagggaatcttgtgaaaattgatggcaagatgaatgcagcatgttgtcagaaaatactggcagacaatttgcattcttctgaatgtaagctgtgcatgggacgctcttggactttccagcacaacaacgaccctaagcacaagaccaagttgaccctccagtggttacagcagaaaaaggtgaaggttttggtgtggccatcacagtctcctgccTTTAATATCactgagccactctggggagatctcaagcatgcagttcatgcaagacgaccaaacaCTTTGcgtgacctggaggcattttgccaagaaaaatgggcagctatacaaTCTGCTATAATTTGAGgccctcatagacaactattacaaaagacacactggcattgatgctaaagggggcaatacatagtattaagaactaagggtatgcagacttttgaacaagggtcagttcattttttcttctgttcattctgttatgacctgcagttgaatgtgaatcccataagaaataaaagacgtgttgtGCCTGCTcaattatgttttctttacaaatggtacagaTTTTACTAATTCTCCAGGGGTATGCAAACTGTATATATTTCATAGTGTGTTTATACTTATATTTCAATAGGTATACAGTAAACACACTATGCCACAGCACAGATAATTCCTCTTATTATTTAACTTGATTAACATTTGGAAAAGGTCTGACATTTTCTGACTTAAAACCTTTTCCAATGTTtgctataaagaaaaaaacaggagACTCCACACAAGTTTAGCAACAAAAGAATCACTACGCATTACACATGAATGTCACGTTGGCTGGGGTTCCTAGATTCGGCTGTAAATGATACATTGTGCTTCAGTTCACACACCTGGAAAATCATCTACATGCACTTCTACACACCTGCCATTTCAATTCCATACACCTGGACAAACCCTCTTCAGGCATCAGGGTTCTGCATTTCTCATTAAATATGTTTGATACTGGGGATGAATAAGGaggcttttgtgtgtttgtgtgtgtgggtatgggtggggggggcggggggggggttatatagTTTATATTTAACTGTCTCTGAAAAATGATCATGTCCATGTGCATCATTTGTACCTGTTGCAGAATCTTGATGGAGACATGTTATCGGTGATTGAGAACCCTGTAGCTGTCAGTCATCCTTTCCACCTAGAGAAGACAGGAGTGGGAGGGGCCCGAGAAGCTCACAGTCAGAGCTGTCATGACTGGCTAAGAGGAATCCACTCTACAAATCACAGTAAG
The sequence above is a segment of the Esox lucius isolate fEsoLuc1 chromosome 1, fEsoLuc1.pri, whole genome shotgun sequence genome. Coding sequences within it:
- the LOC105023219 gene encoding G protein-activated inward rectifier potassium channel 4-like; the protein is MLSTVISNSCVLNGDDSNYGLPPNPRKKVKTRASFRHNPYSPYQKQVDTKVSLTEPTKISSTNRRGQCDTMPVRHPRLHPSPRQLGMAQPRSNNRESTLPISQRTIQSQHKARQIRSAWNCSSFDNGSWHTKGPKPTNGKTTQKKSTLSSKTTGDIGRKKSSSNGRQCHRSFTKNGMCCRSLSNSKNKGNFVCDLISSLLDLKYSWILFVFTLCYLITWTTFAELYFLDAWLHGDMAHIQDPQWQPCFEKLDSFHSALSVSLDSKILNGFGSTRASANCMDGLILTMAQSIIESVLDALMLGCILAKLAKPETRLPFLQFSQHCVVAERDERMCLMFNVRTLKETHMLVAEIRVKLIKSHHTKEGEFIPLEQRELTLGMGPGAGVGGTRLFTAEPQAVEHVINEHSPLCGISADSLKQEPIEIVVMVDGVVPEPGRAFRMRTSYTEDEIIWGQSFQSFQRQREIGIGSNLKTSDNTHEVQTVTHSAEMAVRNRQEISKGHATHGIPSNRSRKKVHYQHLSDGILL